CGTCGGCGCCGGTGAACGGGTCGGCGTGGTGCTCGAGCGCGCCGTCGGGCATCCCCTGCGCCGGCTCGGGCGGACGCAGCTCGATGCGCATCAGCTGGCCGATCACCTGGCCGCGGAGCTGGCCGAGCAGCGACTCGAACAGCGCGAAGGCCTCGGTCTTGTACTCGTTGAGCGGATCGCGCTGGGCGTAGCCGCGCAGGCCGACCACCGAGCGAAGGTGGTCGAGGTGGGCGAGGTGCTCGCGCCAGAGATGGTCGAGCGTCTGCAGCAGCACCGCCTTCTCGACCCGGCGCATCAGCTCGGGGCCGATCCGCGCCTCGCGGGCGGCGAAGGCCTCGTCGGCGGCCTTGGTGACGCGGGCCTCGATCTCCTGGTCGGCGATGCCCTCTTCCTTGGCCCAGTCGGCGACGGGCAGGTCGAGGTTGAGGTACTCGACGATCTCGGCCTGCAGGCCGGCGACGTCCCACTGCTCGGCGTAGGCGTTCTCGGGGATGTGCTTGGCGATCAGGCCGGTGATCACCTCGTGGCGCATGTCGGCGACCGTTTCGGAGACGTCCTCCTCGGTCATCAGCTCGATGCGCTGCTCGAAGATGACCTTGCGCTGGTCGTTCATCACGTTGTCGAACTTGAGAAGGTTCTTGCGGATGTCGAAGTTGCGCGCCTCGACCTTCTGCTGCGCCTTCTCCAGCGCCTTGTTGATCCACGGATGGATGATCGCTTCGCCGTCCTTGAGGCCGAGCTTCTGCAGCATCCCGTCCATGCGGTCCGAGCCGAAGATGCGCATCAGGTCGTCCTGGAGGGACAGGTAGAAGCGCGAGTGGCCGGGGTCGCCCTGGCGGCCGGAGCGGCCGCGCAGCTGGTTGTCGATGCGCCGGCTCTCGTGGCGCTCGGTGCCGATCACGAACAGGCCGCCGGCGGCGAGCGCCTTCTGCTTCAGCCGCTCGACGTCCTCGCGGATCTTCGTCTCGCGCGCCTCGCGCTCGGGGCCCGCCGGCACGTCGGCGAGCTCGTTGGCGATGCGCATGTCGGCGTTGCCGCCGAGCTGGATGTCGGTGCCGCGGCCGGCCATGTTGGTGGCGATGGTCACCGCGCCCGGCACGCCGGCCTGGGCGATGATCGAGGCCTCCTGCTCGTGGTAGCGGGCGTTGAGGACCTGGAACACCATCTCGTCGGCGCGGCCGTCGTCGCCGTCGAACAGCACGTCGAAGTCGTGCTGGCGGAAGCCCTCGGCCGCGAGCATGCGGGCGAGCGTCTCGGACTTCTCGATCGAGGTGGTGCCGACCAGCACGGGCTGGCCGCGGGTCTTGGCCTCGCGGATGGTGGCGATGATCGCCTTGTACTTCTCCTCGACCGTCCGGTAGACCTCGTCGTCGTCGTCCTTGCGCGCCACCGGGCGGTGGGTCGGGATCTCGACGACCTCGAGGCCGTAGATGTCGGCGAACTCGTCCGCCTCGGTCGAGGCCGTACCGGTCATGCCGGCCAGCTTGTCGTACATGCGGAAGTAGTTCTGGAAGGTGATCGAGGCCAGCGTCTGGTTCTCGGGCTGGATCTTGACGTGTTCCTTGGCCTCGAGCGCCTGGTGCAGGCCGTCGGAATAGCGCCGGCCCGGCATCATGCGGCCGGTGAACTCGTCGATGATGACGACCTCTCCGCCCTTGACGATGTAGTCCTTGTCGCGCTGGAACAGCTTGTGGGCCTTCAGCGCCTGATTGACGTGGTGGACCACCGAGACGTTCTCGACGTCGTAGAGCGAGCCGCCCTTGAGCAGGCCCGCGGCCTTCAGCCGCTGCTCCAGCTTCTCGGTGCCGGCCTCGGTGAAGATCACCGTGCGCTGCTTCTCGTCGATCTCGAAATCCTCGGCGGCGAGGCCGGGGATGAAGGTGTCGATGGTGTTGTAGAAGTCCGAGCGGTCGTCGAGCGGGCCGGAGATGATCAGCGGCGTGCGCGCCTCGTCGACCAGGATCGAGTCGACCTCGTCCACGATCGCGAAGTGATGGCCGCGCTGGACCATCTGCTCGCGCTCGTACTTCATGTTGTCGCGCAGGTAGTCGAACCCGAGCTCGTTGTTGGTGGCGTAGGTGATGTCGCAGGCGTAGGCCGCGCGGCGCTGCTCGTCGTCGAGGCCGTGGACGATGATGCCGGTCGAAAGGCCGAGGAAGCCGTAGATCCGGCTCATCCACTCGGCGTCGCGGCGGGCGAGGTAGTCGTTGACGGTGACGACGTGGACGCCCTTGCCCGGCAGGGCGTTGAGATAGCAGGCGAGGGTGGCGACCAGCGTCTTGCCCTCGCCGGTCTTCATCTCGGCGATCGAGCCCTCGTTCAGCACAATGCCGCCGACCAGCTGGACGTCGTAGTGGCGCTGGCCGAGCACGCGGCGGGCGGCCTCGCGCACGGTGGCGAAGGCGGGGACGAGCAGGTCGTCGACGGTCTTGCCGGCGGCGAGCGCCGCGCGGAACTCGGCCGTGCGCGCCTTCAGCGCGTCGTCCGAGAGCGCCTGCAACTCCGTCTCGAGCGCGTTGATGGCCGCGATGCGCGGGCGGTAACCCTTGACGCGGCGGTCGTTCGCCGAACCGAACAGCTTGCGCGCGATGGCGCCGAGGCCGACCATGGCAGCCTATCCCTTCGTCCCTGCGGCGGAGCGCCCGAAGCGGGTCGGACCGCCTTGAAATGACTCGTTGCGGCGCTTTCGTGGAACGCCCGGTGGCGCCGGCGGGCGCCGGGCGGGTCGACGACGGGCTTGGCCGGCGCCGCGCCCGGGCGAGGCGCCGCCGGTCGGACGACCGCCACATTGACCCGAACCTACCTATGTTGGGCCCCCGAGGATGTCAACGTGGCGCCTTCCGCGGGCCGCAAAGCCGCGCTATACGCGTCGGCCGTGTCCGGGCCGACGCCCCGGGCGGCAGCGACGGGGCGTCCCGTCATGACGAGGATCGGATTTCCATGAAGTCGTTTTCGCGAGGCCTGATCGGCCGGCGCCTCCTCACCGCGGCCGCTGCGGCGGCCATCGTCGTCGCGGCCCACGCCGGCGTCGCGCTCGCCGCCGACGGCGACGTGCTGGCCCGGGTCAACGGCAAGGACATCACCAAGACCGAAGTCGACCTCGCCATGGACATCTTCGGCGAGCAGCTGCAGCAGGTGCCGGAGGGCGCCCGTCGGTCGATGGTGGTCGACGCCCTCGTCGACATGCACGTGATGGCCGACGCCGCCGCGGCGGCCGGGCTTGAGAACGGCCAGAAGTTCAAGGAGCGGATGAGCTTCCTGACGGCCCAGGCGCTGCGCAACAGCTACATCGAGGACAAGATCCAGGCGTCGGTGACCGACGCGGACCTGAAAGCCCGTTACGAGAAGGACCTCGCCAACTACACCCCGCCGGAGGAGGTCCACGCCCGCCACATCCTGGTCAAGACCGAGGAAGAGGCGAACCAGGTCATCAAGGACATCGCCGGCGGCAAGGACTTCGCCGCGGTGGCGAAGGAGAAGTCGGAGGATCCGGGCTCCAAGGAGAACGGCGGCGACCTCGGCTTCTTCACCAAGGGCCAGATGGTCCCGGACTTCGAAACCGCGGCCTTCGGCCTGAAGCCGGGCGAGATGACGACCAAGCCGGTCAAGACCGACTTCGGCTGGCACGTCATCAAGGTCGAGGAGCGCCGCTCGCAGCCGGTGCCGACCTTCGAGGACGTCAAGGCGCAGGTGACCGAGGTGGTCCAGCGCGAGAAGTTCCAGGCCGCCCTGACCGAGCTCAAGGCCGCCGCCAAGATCGAGCGGCTCGACCAGCCGCCGGCGGCGCCCGCGGCCGGCGACGCGCCCGCGGCGGCCGAGACGCCGGCGCCCGCCCCGGCGCAGTGACGCCGGCCGGCCACGGCCGGTCGCCTTCCCCGGTGCGCCGCCCTCGCGGTCGACGCGCCGGTGGTTTACCGTCCAGAGCCCCCGCCGGTCCCGCCGGCGGGGGCTCCGTCGTTCAGGGGGAGGGCGATCCGGGCCGGACGCCGCCGGCCCGGTCGAGCGCGTCGGCGAGCAGGCGGGCCACCGCCGCGATCGTCGCGGGGTCGTCGTCGATGCGACCGGTCAGGAGGCGGCCGAGGTTGAAGCCGGTCATGAGGTCGTGGACCACGCCGACCGCCTCCGGATCGGCGTCCGGAGGGGCGACCGCGGCGGCGAAGTCGAGCCGGCGCTGCGCGAAATAGTCCTTCAGGGCCGCGGCGGCCGCCGGGTCGGTCTGGCTCTCGGCGACCACCAGGGCGAAGCCGCGGCCGGCGGGCGTGTCGCGCCAGAACGCCCAGAGATCGCGGACGAAACGGGCGAGGTCGTCCGCGCTCCCGCCGGCGTAGCCGACGCCGTCGGCGCCCTTCTGGCGGTGGTAGACGTCGAGCAGCAGCGCCGCCCGGTTCGGCCACCAGCGGTAGATCGTCTGCTTGCCCGCCCGGGCTCGCCGCGCCACCGCCTCGATCGTGAAACCGGCCGTGCCACCCTCGCCGAGGATCGCCTCCGCGGCGTCGAGGATCGCGGCTGCGCTGGCCTCGCTGCGCACCGCGCCGACGGAGCGGCGGCGGCCCCGGGGCGCGGGCGTGACGGCGGGATGGTCGGCGGGCATGGCGACACCTTGACGGAACGAGACGGTCCGTTCTATATAACGGACCTCACCGTTCCATTATGGAGCCTCCCGATGTCCGCCGCAAATCCTTCCCCCGCCGCCCGCCGCTTCTCCCGTGTCCGCTTCGCCGCCGCCGTCCTCCTCGGCGTCTATCCGATCGTCACGGGCCTGCTCTACGCTCTCGCCCCGCTGACCGCCGGATGGCCGGTCTGGCAGCGCACCCTGATCCTGGCGCCGACGATGGTCGCCATCATGGTCTGGGGCCTGATCCCGACGATCCAGCACCGGCTCGCCGGCTGGCTCCAGGTGCCGGTGCGCTGAGACGCGAGGCTTGCGCCGGCCCCCCGGCTCGGGCAAACGAGAACCGGTTCCAGCCGCGCAGGATGACCATGTCGCACGCCGTTTCGCCGCTCGCCCCGAAGACCGTTCCCGAGATGCCGCCGATCGCCGGCGTGCGCTTCGCGACGGCCGAGGCCGGCATCAAGTACAAGAACCGCACCGACGTGCTGCTGGTCGCCCTCGACGAGGGCACCGAGGTCGCCGGCGTCTTCACGCGCTCCAAGTGCCCGTCGGCGCCGGTCGAGTGGTGCCGCGAGGCCCTCGCCGGCGGCAAGGCGCGGGCGCTGCTGGTCAACTCCGGCAACGCCAACGCCTTCACCGGCCTGAAGGGCCGCGAGACGGTGCGGATCTCGGCCGGGCACGCCGGCCGCACGCTCGGTGTCGAGCCCGGCACCGTCTTCCTCGCCTCCACCGGCGTGATCGGCGAACCGCTCGACCCGGCCAAGTTCGCCGCCGTCCTCGACGACACCGCCGGCCGTCTCGCCGACGGCCCGTGGATCGACGCCGCGCGCGCGATCATGACCACCGACACCTTTCCGAAGGTCGCCACCCGCACCGTCGCGATCGCCGGCGTGCCGGTGACGATCAACGGCATCGCCAAGGGCGCCGGCATGATCGCCCCGGACATGGCGACCATGCTGTCCTTCGTCTTCACCGACGCCCCGATCGCGGCGCCGGCGCTGCAGGCGATGCTGTCGAAGGGCGTCGAGGGCTCGTTCAACGCCATCACGGTCGACAGCGACACCTCGACCTCCGACACGCTGATCCTGTTCGCCACCGGCGCGGCGGAAACCCGTGGCGCACCCCGGATCGCCGACGCCGCCGACGAGCGGCTCGCCGACTTCCGGGCCGCGCTCGACGGCCTCCTGCTCGACCTCGCCCATCAGGTCTGCAAGGACGGCGAGGGCGCCCGCAAGTTCGTCGAGGTCACCGTCACCGGCGCCGTTGACGACGCCTCCGCCAAGAGGATCGCGCTGTCGATCGCCAACTCGCCGCTGGTCAAGACCGCGATCGCCGGCGAGGACGCCAACTGGGGCCGGGTCGTGATGGCCGTCGGCAAGGCCGGCGAGCCGGCCGACCGCGACCGGCTGTCGATCTGGTTCGGCGACGTCCGCGTCGCCGTCGAGGGCGCGCGCGACGCCGGTTATTCCGAGGCGGCGGCGTCCGCCGAGATGGAGCGCGAGGACGTCCGCGTGCGCGCCGACATCGGCCTCGGCGAGGGCCGCGCCACGGTGTGGACCTGCGACCTCACCAAGGAATACGTCGCCATCAACGGCGACTACCGCAGCTGACCAGAGGGAAGCGGGCGGCCCGCCTCGCGGCGCCGCCCGTCGCCCCCATTTTTCCGAACGTTTCCGACGCGGGAGGCGGGATGTCCACGACCACCGATGGCAAGCGTCTGCTGCTCGTCGTCGCCTGCGCGCTCGTCGACGTCGACGGCCGCGTCCTGCTGACCCGTCGCCCCGAGGGCAAGGCCCTGGCGGGTCTCTGGGAATTTCCCGGCGGCAAGCTCGAGCCGGGCGAGGGGCCGGAGGAGGCGCTGATCCGCGAACTCGCCGAGGAGTTGTCGATCACCGTTCGCGCGGCCTGCCTCGCACCTCTGACTTTCGCCAGCCACACTTACGAATCGTTTCACCTTTTGATGCCACTCTACATCTGCCGTCGGTGGGACGGCCTCGTCGAGCCGCGCGAGGGTCAGGCGACCGCCTGGGTGCGGCCGAACCGTCTGCGGGACTATCCGATGCCCCCGGCGGACGAGCCCCTGATACCGCATCTGGTCGACCTCCTGGGCTAGGAGCGGCCGACCGAACGGGGATTGCGCATGACGACGACGGGTCCCGGCACCGGTGCTTTCCGACGGACGATCCGGCGCTTCGCCGGCGACCGCCGCGGCGCCGTCGCCGTCGAATACGGCGCGCTCCTGCTGATGATCGTGGTCGCCCTGCTCGGCCTGTCGACGCTGTCGAGCGTGTCCGACAAGGAAAACGACACCTTCAACACGATTTCCGACGCCCTGCGCTGACCGGCGGGGCGCTCGCGCGCCCCGACCGCGCGAGCGGTCGATCGCCCCCGACCGCGCGGGCGGTCACTCCCCCCCGACCGCGCGGGCGGTCACTCCCCCTTGTGTTCGACCGCGCCGAGGGCGTCGGCGAGCCGCGTCCTGGCGCTACCCGGCTTCAGCGGCTTCTGCTGGCTCTCGTGCGGCACCCAACCCGACAGCGACACCAGCGTCAGGCTCGCGCGCACCCGGCCGTCCGGGTCGGCGGCGGTCTCGGCGTAGATCTCGGCGGCGCGCGCCAGCAGGCTCGGCGGCGTCAGGCCGCGCGCCCGTTCGCGCAGCGGGTTCGAGGCGCCCATCGCCTGCAGGTCGCGCATCAGGTGGAAGGGCGTGGCGTAGCGCAGCGTCACCCGGTCGACGTCGGTGACCGGCAGCGCGAAGCCGGCGCGCTGCATCAGGCCGCCGAGGTCGCGGACGTCGACGAAGGGCGCCACCCGCGGGCTGGCGCCGCCCTTGCGCTCGCTCTCGGCGGCGAGCAGGGCCGCGCGCAGTTCCGTCAGGCTGTCGCCGCCGACGAAGGTGGCGACGAACAGGCCGTCGGGCCGGAGCGCCCGGCGGATCTGCACCAGCGCCCCCGGCAGGTCGTCGACCCATTGCAGGGCTAGGCCGGACACGGCGAGGTCGAGGCTGCCGTCGGCGAAGGGCAGGCGCTCGTCGTCGATCACCACGTCGACCGGATGGTCGCCGGCCGGGCCGGCGGCGAAGACGTCGGCGCGGATCACCCGCTCCGCCCGGCCGCTCGCGGTGACCGTCCGCGCCAGCGCGTCGGTCGGGCCGCCGATCGCGGCGGCGGTGCCGAAGCGCCGCGTCACGGCGGCGAGGCGGTCGGCGAGGTCGGCGGCGACGTGCTCGACCAGGAAGTCGCTGCCCGGCACCGCCGCGGCGACGGCGCGGCGGCGGCGACGGGCGATCAGCCGGCGGTCGAACAGCGCGGGGATCATCGTGGCGGCTCCCGGAAAGGGTCGGTCGGGTTATGGGCAGGCGGTCCGCCCGGGTCAACCCGCGGCGGCGGTTTCGCGGTCGCGCGGTTTGGTGCATCGTCGGGCGATGGCGATCCCGGACCCCTCCGACTGGCGTCCCGGCCACGTGCCGGCCTCCGCCGCGACCGTCGCGGTCGCGCCGCTGCTCCATGCCGCGGTGCGGCTGCCGTCGGCGTTGCGCGCCGGGGCGGCGGCGCTGGTCGACCTCGTGCTGCCGCCATCGTGCCCGGTCTGCCGCGTGCCGACCGGCAGCACCGGCGGGCTCTGCATGGAATGCTGGCACCAGGTGCGCTTCCTCAAGCGGCCGTGGTGCGAGCGGCTCGGCACGCCGTTTCCCTACGACCTCGGCGAGGGCACCCTGTCGGCCGCCGCGGTGGCGACGCCGCCGGCCTTCGATCGGGCGCGCTCGGCGGTCCACTACGACGGCCCGGTCCCCGACCTCGTCCAGGCCTTCAAATACGCCGACCGCACCGACCTCGCGCCCACCTTCGCCGGCTGGATGCTGCGCGCCGGCGCCGAACTCCTCGCCGACGCCGACCTCGTCACCGCCGTGCCGCTGCACCGGTCCCGGCTGTTCCGCCGCCGCTTCAACCAGGCCGGCCTGCTCGCCCGCGAGATCGCCCGCCGCGGCGGCCTCGCCTTCCGGCCGGAGGTGGTGGTCCGCGCCCGCGCCACCGCCGCCCAGGTCGGTCTCAGCCGCGAGGGCCGCGAGGCCAACGTGCGCGGTGCCTTCCGCGTGCCGCCGTCGGCGAAGGCGACGGTTGCGGGGCGGCGGATCCTGGTGATCGACGACGTCATGACCACGGGCGCCACGCTGGAGGCGGTGGCCCGGCCGCTGAAGCGGGCCGGCGCCGCCCGCGTCGACGTGCTCACGTTGGCCCGGGTTGTGCAGAGCCTCTAGCCGCGCCTATATCAGCGTCATCGCTCGCACAGGAGAGGACCGTCCGGCATGGCCGACGTCGTGATCTACACCCGGGACGGCTGTCCCTACTGCACCCGCGCCAAGGGGCTGCTCGACCGCAAGGGCGTGGCCTACACCGAGTTCAACGCCTCGGTCGAAGCGGACAAGCGCCAGGAAATGATGACTCGCTCCGGCCGCAACACCTTCCCGCAGGTCTTCGTCGGCACGACCCACGTCGGCGGCTGCGACGATCTCCACGCCGCCGAGGCCGACGGCAGCCTCGACCGGCTGCTCGCCGGCTGACCCGTCCCGCCCTTCCGTTCCTAGGAAACGCCCCATGGTCCGCGTCGCCTGCGTCCAGCTCCGCTCCGGCCGCGATCCGGCCGCCAATCTCGCGGCCACCGAGGCGCTCGTCCGCGAGGCCGCGGGACGGGGGGCGACCTACGTCCAGACCCCGGAGATGACGAACATCCTCGAGCGCTCGCGCGAGGACCTGTTCGCCAAGATCGCCACCGAGGCCGACGACGTCTTCCTCGCGCGGATGCGGACCGTGGCCGCCGAGCTCGGCATCCACCTCCACCTCGGCTCGCTCGCGCTGAAGCGGGCCGACGGCAAGGTCGCCAACCGCGGCTTCGTGATCGGCCCCGACGGCGGCATCCTCGGCGCCTACGACAAGATCCACATGTTCGACGTCGACCTCGCCGGCGGCGAGAGCTGGCGCGAGAGCGCGACCTACACGCCCGGCACCGACGCCGTCACGGTCGACGCCGGCGGCCTCACGGTCGGCATGGCGATCTGCTACGACATCCGCTTTCCGCATCTCTTCCGCGCCTACGGTCACGCCGGCGTCGACGTGGTGACGGCGCCGGCCGCCTTCACCCGCCAGACCGGCGCCGCGCACTGGCACGTGCTGCAGCGCGCCCGGGCGATCGAGAACGGCTGCTTCCTCGTCTCGGCTGCCCAGGGCGGCCTTCACGAGGACGGCCGCGAGACCTACGGCCACTCGCTGATCGTCGACCCCTGGGGCGTGGTGATCGCCGAGGCCGACCACGACGAGCCCGGCGTGATCGTCGCCGAGATCGACCCCGCCGCCGTCGCGGCCGCCCGCGGCCGCATCCCGTCGCTGAAGAACGAGCGCCCGTTCGGGCTGGTCGCGCCCGACCGGGCGCGGCTGCGCTCGCTCGGCTGAAACCCGGGACGGTCCGATGATCCGCTACGCCCTCGTCTGCTCCGCCGCCCACGACTTCGACGGCTGGTTCCGCTCGTCGGAGGATTTCGACGCGCAGAAGGCGAGGGGGTTGGTCGAATGCCCGGTCTGCGGCTCGACCGCGGTCGAAAAGGCTCTGATGGCGCCGGCGGTCCGGATCCGCGACGGCGCGTCCGCACCGACGCTTCCCGCTCCGGTCGCCGCGGGCGCCCCGCCCGTGCCGGCCGTGCCCGCGGCGCTGCCACCACCCGAGGCCGCCGAGATGATCGCGCGCCTGCGCGAACTCAAGGCCAAGCTCACCGCCGGCTCGGAGAACGTCGGCGAGCGCTTCGCCGAGGAGGCGCGCCGGATCCACTACGGCGAAACCGAGGCCCGCGCCGTCCACGGCCAAGCCTCGCCCGAC
The genomic region above belongs to Oharaeibacter diazotrophicus and contains:
- the secA gene encoding preprotein translocase subunit SecA, which codes for MVGLGAIARKLFGSANDRRVKGYRPRIAAINALETELQALSDDALKARTAEFRAALAAGKTVDDLLVPAFATVREAARRVLGQRHYDVQLVGGIVLNEGSIAEMKTGEGKTLVATLACYLNALPGKGVHVVTVNDYLARRDAEWMSRIYGFLGLSTGIIVHGLDDEQRRAAYACDITYATNNELGFDYLRDNMKYEREQMVQRGHHFAIVDEVDSILVDEARTPLIISGPLDDRSDFYNTIDTFIPGLAAEDFEIDEKQRTVIFTEAGTEKLEQRLKAAGLLKGGSLYDVENVSVVHHVNQALKAHKLFQRDKDYIVKGGEVVIIDEFTGRMMPGRRYSDGLHQALEAKEHVKIQPENQTLASITFQNYFRMYDKLAGMTGTASTEADEFADIYGLEVVEIPTHRPVARKDDDDEVYRTVEEKYKAIIATIREAKTRGQPVLVGTTSIEKSETLARMLAAEGFRQHDFDVLFDGDDGRADEMVFQVLNARYHEQEASIIAQAGVPGAVTIATNMAGRGTDIQLGGNADMRIANELADVPAGPEREARETKIREDVERLKQKALAAGGLFVIGTERHESRRIDNQLRGRSGRQGDPGHSRFYLSLQDDLMRIFGSDRMDGMLQKLGLKDGEAIIHPWINKALEKAQQKVEARNFDIRKNLLKFDNVMNDQRKVIFEQRIELMTEEDVSETVADMRHEVITGLIAKHIPENAYAEQWDVAGLQAEIVEYLNLDLPVADWAKEEGIADQEIEARVTKAADEAFAAREARIGPELMRRVEKAVLLQTLDHLWREHLAHLDHLRSVVGLRGYAQRDPLNEYKTEAFALFESLLGQLRGQVIGQLMRIELRPPEPAQGMPDGALEHHADPFTGADEMAVPPASMLQTVFDEEGRAPARDPADPSTWGHVGRNEMCPCGSGKRFKHCHGQFA
- a CDS encoding peptidylprolyl isomerase gives rise to the protein MKSFSRGLIGRRLLTAAAAAAIVVAAHAGVALAADGDVLARVNGKDITKTEVDLAMDIFGEQLQQVPEGARRSMVVDALVDMHVMADAAAAAGLENGQKFKERMSFLTAQALRNSYIEDKIQASVTDADLKARYEKDLANYTPPEEVHARHILVKTEEEANQVIKDIAGGKDFAAVAKEKSEDPGSKENGGDLGFFTKGQMVPDFETAAFGLKPGEMTTKPVKTDFGWHVIKVEERRSQPVPTFEDVKAQVTEVVQREKFQAALTELKAAAKIERLDQPPAAPAAGDAPAAAETPAPAPAQ
- a CDS encoding TetR/AcrR family transcriptional regulator, which gives rise to MPADHPAVTPAPRGRRRSVGAVRSEASAAAILDAAEAILGEGGTAGFTIEAVARRARAGKQTIYRWWPNRAALLLDVYHRQKGADGVGYAGGSADDLARFVRDLWAFWRDTPAGRGFALVVAESQTDPAAAAALKDYFAQRRLDFAAAVAPPDADPEAVGVVHDLMTGFNLGRLLTGRIDDDPATIAAVARLLADALDRAGGVRPGSPSP
- the argJ gene encoding bifunctional glutamate N-acetyltransferase/amino-acid acetyltransferase ArgJ — encoded protein: MSHAVSPLAPKTVPEMPPIAGVRFATAEAGIKYKNRTDVLLVALDEGTEVAGVFTRSKCPSAPVEWCREALAGGKARALLVNSGNANAFTGLKGRETVRISAGHAGRTLGVEPGTVFLASTGVIGEPLDPAKFAAVLDDTAGRLADGPWIDAARAIMTTDTFPKVATRTVAIAGVPVTINGIAKGAGMIAPDMATMLSFVFTDAPIAAPALQAMLSKGVEGSFNAITVDSDTSTSDTLILFATGAAETRGAPRIADAADERLADFRAALDGLLLDLAHQVCKDGEGARKFVEVTVTGAVDDASAKRIALSIANSPLVKTAIAGEDANWGRVVMAVGKAGEPADRDRLSIWFGDVRVAVEGARDAGYSEAAASAEMEREDVRVRADIGLGEGRATVWTCDLTKEYVAINGDYRS
- a CDS encoding (deoxy)nucleoside triphosphate pyrophosphohydrolase, translating into MSTTTDGKRLLLVVACALVDVDGRVLLTRRPEGKALAGLWEFPGGKLEPGEGPEEALIRELAEELSITVRAACLAPLTFASHTYESFHLLMPLYICRRWDGLVEPREGQATAWVRPNRLRDYPMPPADEPLIPHLVDLLG
- a CDS encoding Flp family type IVb pilin, producing the protein MTTTGPGTGAFRRTIRRFAGDRRGAVAVEYGALLLMIVVALLGLSTLSSVSDKENDTFNTISDALR
- a CDS encoding methyltransferase domain-containing protein, giving the protein MIPALFDRRLIARRRRRAVAAAVPGSDFLVEHVAADLADRLAAVTRRFGTAAAIGGPTDALARTVTASGRAERVIRADVFAAGPAGDHPVDVVIDDERLPFADGSLDLAVSGLALQWVDDLPGALVQIRRALRPDGLFVATFVGGDSLTELRAALLAAESERKGGASPRVAPFVDVRDLGGLMQRAGFALPVTDVDRVTLRYATPFHLMRDLQAMGASNPLRERARGLTPPSLLARAAEIYAETAADPDGRVRASLTLVSLSGWVPHESQQKPLKPGSARTRLADALGAVEHKGE
- a CDS encoding ComF family protein, whose protein sequence is MAIPDPSDWRPGHVPASAATVAVAPLLHAAVRLPSALRAGAAALVDLVLPPSCPVCRVPTGSTGGLCMECWHQVRFLKRPWCERLGTPFPYDLGEGTLSAAAVATPPAFDRARSAVHYDGPVPDLVQAFKYADRTDLAPTFAGWMLRAGAELLADADLVTAVPLHRSRLFRRRFNQAGLLAREIARRGGLAFRPEVVVRARATAAQVGLSREGREANVRGAFRVPPSAKATVAGRRILVIDDVMTTGATLEAVARPLKRAGAARVDVLTLARVVQSL
- the grxC gene encoding glutaredoxin 3, with protein sequence MADVVIYTRDGCPYCTRAKGLLDRKGVAYTEFNASVEADKRQEMMTRSGRNTFPQVFVGTTHVGGCDDLHAAEADGSLDRLLAG
- a CDS encoding carbon-nitrogen hydrolase family protein gives rise to the protein MVRVACVQLRSGRDPAANLAATEALVREAAGRGATYVQTPEMTNILERSREDLFAKIATEADDVFLARMRTVAAELGIHLHLGSLALKRADGKVANRGFVIGPDGGILGAYDKIHMFDVDLAGGESWRESATYTPGTDAVTVDAGGLTVGMAICYDIRFPHLFRAYGHAGVDVVTAPAAFTRQTGAAHWHVLQRARAIENGCFLVSAAQGGLHEDGRETYGHSLIVDPWGVVIAEADHDEPGVIVAEIDPAAVAAARGRIPSLKNERPFGLVAPDRARLRSLG
- a CDS encoding DUF1178 family protein, which translates into the protein MIRYALVCSAAHDFDGWFRSSEDFDAQKARGLVECPVCGSTAVEKALMAPAVRIRDGASAPTLPAPVAAGAPPVPAVPAALPPPEAAEMIARLRELKAKLTAGSENVGERFAEEARRIHYGETEARAVHGQASPDEARALVEEGVPILPLPILPDERN